Proteins from a genomic interval of Psychrobacter fulvigenes:
- a CDS encoding cupin domain-containing protein encodes MLINADFSRRAELTAEQHQWIKSPQNGVERVMIDRVGAEKARATSLVRYAPNSHFPHHQHPGGEEILVLSGIFSADDKHYLAGWYLRNPPASGHTPYSDEGAVIFVKLRQMSPSEERHVAIDTHDSANWQRVGKREVCALFSDDSEQASLQRLNASDTLFTEDLMTQAIAGGAELLVVEGTLIEGDQTYKQGSWLRWPVGAQPQIKAGEEGATVYLKTGHLAHVIGADVEGLDV; translated from the coding sequence ATGCTAATTAATGCAGATTTTTCACGTCGTGCTGAGCTAACGGCTGAGCAACATCAATGGATTAAATCACCGCAGAATGGTGTCGAGCGCGTCATGATTGATCGCGTGGGCGCAGAGAAGGCGCGGGCGACTAGCCTTGTGCGCTATGCGCCTAACTCGCATTTTCCGCATCATCAGCATCCGGGTGGCGAGGAGATTTTGGTATTGTCGGGTATTTTTTCTGCTGATGATAAGCATTATCTAGCTGGCTGGTATCTACGTAATCCGCCAGCATCAGGCCATACGCCTTATAGCGATGAAGGTGCGGTTATCTTTGTTAAACTGCGACAGATGTCACCATCTGAAGAGCGTCATGTCGCTATCGATACGCACGATAGCGCCAACTGGCAACGAGTTGGCAAACGTGAGGTTTGTGCTTTATTCTCGGATGATAGCGAACAAGCGAGTTTACAGCGTCTAAATGCAAGTGACACGTTGTTCACAGAAGATCTTATGACTCAAGCGATTGCAGGCGGTGCAGAGCTGTTAGTAGTAGAAGGCACTTTGATAGAAGGCGATCAAACCTATAAACAAGGTAGCTGGCTACGCTGGCCCGTAGGTGCGCAGCCACAAATAAAAGCAGGCGAGGAAGGCGCTACCGTCTACCTGAAGACCGGACATCTTGCGCACGTCATTGGCGCAGATGTTGAAGGTTTAGACGTTTAA
- the arfB gene encoding alternative ribosome rescue aminoacyl-tRNA hydrolase ArfB yields MIFISNNISLSESEVEISAIRAQGAGGQNVNKVSSAIHLRFDINASSLSDVQKQRLLDSKDSRITKDGIFVLKAQQYRTQERNKIDAFERLKAFILQSTQVAKARRPTKPSRNAMRKRVDQKTQRGKTKALRGKVDF; encoded by the coding sequence ATGATTTTTATAAGTAATAATATTAGCCTAAGCGAGAGTGAGGTCGAGATTAGCGCCATCCGCGCTCAAGGGGCAGGCGGACAAAACGTCAATAAAGTCTCCTCTGCTATCCATCTGCGCTTTGATATCAACGCCTCAAGTCTGAGTGATGTGCAAAAACAGCGTTTATTAGACAGCAAAGACAGCCGTATCACCAAAGACGGCATCTTTGTGCTAAAAGCTCAGCAATACCGTACCCAAGAGCGCAACAAGATTGATGCATTTGAACGTCTTAAAGCCTTTATCTTACAATCAACCCAAGTCGCCAAAGCTCGGAGACCCACTAAGCCTAGCAGAAATGCTATGCGCAAACGTGTCGATCAAAAGACGCAGCGCGGCAAAACCAAAGCCTTACGCGGTAAGGTGGACTTTTAA
- a CDS encoding acetyl-CoA hydrolase/transferase family protein, with protein MNTTNHEARVQHEGLRAKIMSAEEAASFVKNGMTLGIAGFTGAGYPKFVPTAIANRAKEAHANGEEFGIGMLTGASTAHDCDGVLAEANCVNFRAPFQSDPAMRNHINAGNTHYVDMHLSHFEQQVRFGFYGDMDIALIEATGITSDGKIIPSMGIGTNNQWLKTAKKVIIEVNARQSMLLEGMHDIPADLGEPPHRQPIPIVKPDDRIGTPYLECDLDKIIGIVMTDAPDRNSKFADPDEKSKTIASQIIEFLDHEVKQGRLPKNLLPLQSGVGNVANAVLMGLQDSPFDDLMGYTEVLQDGMLDLVLSGKMKSASATALSFSPDALQRFNDNIEFLSDKLILRPQEFTNHPEVIRRLGIIAMNAMIEADIYGNVNSTHIMGTKMMNGIGGSGDFTRNSHFSFFVSPSTAKDGAISAIVPMVSHHDHTEHDVMFVVTEQGFADLRGKSPRQRAKAIIDNCSHPDYRPMLQDYYDRAAKVGGLQTPHILNEALSWHQRFVETGDMRIK; from the coding sequence ATGAATACAACTAACCATGAAGCGCGTGTTCAACACGAAGGTTTGCGTGCAAAGATCATGTCGGCTGAAGAGGCCGCTTCATTTGTAAAAAATGGAATGACGCTTGGTATCGCAGGGTTCACAGGCGCAGGTTATCCAAAGTTTGTACCTACCGCTATTGCTAACCGTGCTAAAGAAGCTCATGCGAATGGCGAAGAGTTTGGCATCGGTATGCTAACAGGGGCGTCAACTGCTCATGATTGTGATGGTGTACTAGCAGAAGCCAACTGTGTGAATTTCCGTGCGCCTTTCCAGTCCGATCCTGCCATGCGTAACCACATCAACGCAGGTAACACTCACTACGTAGATATGCATTTATCACACTTTGAGCAGCAAGTTCGCTTTGGCTTTTATGGTGATATGGACATCGCCTTGATTGAAGCGACAGGCATTACCTCAGACGGTAAGATCATTCCTTCAATGGGTATTGGTACCAATAACCAATGGCTGAAAACAGCTAAAAAAGTCATCATCGAAGTCAACGCGCGTCAAAGCATGTTGTTAGAAGGCATGCATGACATCCCTGCAGACCTCGGTGAGCCACCGCATCGTCAGCCGATTCCTATTGTCAAACCAGATGACCGTATTGGTACGCCGTACCTAGAGTGTGACCTTGATAAGATCATCGGTATCGTCATGACCGATGCGCCAGATCGCAATAGTAAATTTGCAGATCCAGACGAGAAATCAAAGACCATCGCTTCGCAAATCATTGAATTTTTAGATCATGAAGTAAAACAAGGCCGCCTACCAAAAAACCTATTGCCATTACAATCTGGTGTGGGTAACGTAGCAAACGCGGTGCTGATGGGTCTACAAGATAGCCCGTTTGACGACTTGATGGGTTACACAGAAGTACTGCAAGACGGTATGCTTGATCTTGTACTGAGCGGCAAGATGAAATCAGCTTCGGCCACGGCACTGTCGTTTAGCCCAGATGCGCTACAGCGCTTCAATGACAACATCGAGTTTTTGAGTGATAAGCTTATCTTGCGTCCGCAAGAGTTCACCAACCATCCAGAGGTGATCCGTCGTCTTGGTATTATCGCGATGAATGCGATGATCGAAGCGGATATCTACGGCAACGTCAACTCAACCCATATCATGGGTACCAAGATGATGAACGGTATCGGTGGTTCAGGTGACTTCACTCGTAACTCGCATTTCTCGTTCTTCGTGAGTCCATCAACGGCCAAAGATGGCGCTATCTCAGCCATCGTACCTATGGTATCGCACCACGACCACACTGAGCATGATGTGATGTTTGTCGTCACTGAGCAAGGCTTTGCTGATCTACGTGGTAAGTCGCCGCGTCAACGTGCGAAGGCTATCATCGATAACTGCTCACATCCAGATTATCGCCCAATGCTGCAAGACTACTATGACCGTGCTGCTAAAGTAGGTGGCCTACAAACGCCGCATATTTTGAATGAAGCGCTGTCATGGCATCAGCGTTTTGTCGAGACGGGTGATATGCGTATTAAGTAA
- a CDS encoding tetratricopeptide repeat protein: protein MINTKIYKSIYVLAEQLLEADSKNDQQAFDALYAQLKDLCIENEKSDKDHPEQWETLADFTEDLDAALVIYEKALGKATAINSKDHMASIAFSMAELQYELGQKDAAIKSLQNAKISANKIEDREFKVEIDQLLAQWLANET, encoded by the coding sequence ATGATTAATACCAAAATATATAAATCCATTTATGTGTTAGCGGAGCAGCTATTAGAAGCTGACAGCAAAAATGACCAACAGGCGTTTGATGCGCTGTATGCACAGCTAAAAGATCTGTGTATTGAGAACGAAAAGAGCGATAAAGATCATCCTGAGCAGTGGGAAACGCTCGCTGATTTCACTGAGGATTTGGATGCAGCGCTGGTGATTTATGAAAAAGCGCTCGGCAAAGCGACTGCGATTAACTCTAAAGATCACATGGCATCGATTGCTTTTTCTATGGCTGAGTTGCAATATGAATTGGGTCAAAAGGACGCTGCTATCAAGAGCCTGCAAAATGCCAAAATAAGCGCCAATAAAATTGAAGACAGAGAGTTCAAAGTTGAGATAGATCAGCTGCTTGCTCAATGGCTCGCCAATGAAACTTAA
- a CDS encoding histone deacetylase family protein → MKIYSHENLSLHRPLPYFSYGKMHEPLEIPERMVEMLKAPAALGLEVTTAKEIGIGPILAVHDFGYVEFLKHGYDEWMAVDEDLGEQVQTGIFVPYDNPGLGIMAKAAKYQADDSAPISEHSWTSIYWSAQTALNAAEALLNDDSGNSDIQLCFSRPPGHHARKNAAGGFCYLNNAAIIAEHLRQKYAKIAIIDTDMHHGQGIQEIFYDRKDVLYTSVHGDPVNFYPAVTGHEFEKGEGAGYGYNINFPMPHGTDEKGFFAYVDKSIESIKTFDPDVIVHVLGFDVYKDDPEARCKVSTEGFKILAQKMKELNKPLIVLVEGGYYIQKLNDNLQAFLSGLIAEDS, encoded by the coding sequence GTGAAGATATATAGTCATGAAAATCTAAGTTTGCATAGACCCTTGCCTTACTTTTCATACGGAAAGATGCATGAGCCGCTAGAGATACCAGAACGTATGGTGGAGATGTTAAAAGCACCCGCAGCGTTAGGGCTTGAGGTGACGACTGCCAAAGAGATAGGAATCGGGCCCATCTTAGCGGTACATGACTTTGGCTATGTTGAGTTTTTAAAGCACGGCTATGATGAATGGATGGCAGTTGATGAGGACCTAGGGGAGCAAGTGCAGACAGGGATTTTTGTGCCTTATGATAATCCTGGACTGGGTATCATGGCAAAGGCAGCTAAATATCAAGCTGATGATAGCGCGCCTATCAGCGAGCATTCATGGACGTCCATCTACTGGTCAGCGCAGACAGCGCTCAACGCTGCTGAAGCCTTGCTCAACGATGACAGCGGCAATAGCGATATACAGCTCTGCTTTTCACGGCCTCCTGGTCATCATGCGCGTAAGAACGCGGCAGGCGGGTTCTGTTATCTAAACAATGCTGCCATCATCGCAGAGCACTTACGGCAAAAATACGCCAAAATAGCCATCATTGATACCGATATGCATCATGGTCAAGGCATTCAAGAGATATTCTATGACCGCAAAGACGTCCTTTATACCTCCGTCCACGGCGACCCCGTTAACTTTTATCCTGCTGTCACTGGTCATGAGTTTGAGAAAGGCGAGGGCGCAGGTTATGGCTATAACATCAACTTCCCGATGCCGCATGGCACTGATGAGAAAGGATTCTTTGCTTATGTCGATAAATCCATCGAGAGCATAAAGACCTTTGACCCCGATGTCATCGTTCATGTTTTAGGGTTTGACGTTTACAAGGATGACCCAGAAGCAAGATGTAAAGTCAGTACAGAAGGCTTCAAAATCTTAGCGCAAAAGATGAAAGAATTGAACAAGCCTTTAATTGTGCTGGTTGAAGGTGGCTATTACATCCAAAAGCTCAATGACAACTTGCAGGCATTTTTATCGGGATTGATAGCAGAAGATAGCTAG
- a CDS encoding SDR family oxidoreductase: protein MKDLFDLTGKIALVTGASRGIGESIARLLASRGAHVIVSSRKIDACQAVADSINADGGKASAFACHVGEMDQIEAIFDYIKSEFGQIDILVNNAAANPYYGHILDTDLAAFDKTVEVNIRGYFFMSTAAGKMMREQGGGVILNTASVNGLVAGDKQGIYSITKAAVISMTKAFAKECGPLNIRVNALLPGLTDTKFASALTTNDKVLKIALHAIPLGRVAHPDEMAGTVLYLVSDASSYTTGATVVVDGGMLA from the coding sequence ATGAAGGACTTATTTGATCTAACAGGCAAGATTGCTTTGGTTACTGGCGCCAGCCGCGGCATTGGCGAGTCTATCGCGCGTCTACTGGCATCAAGAGGCGCACATGTGATTGTCTCTAGCCGTAAAATCGACGCGTGCCAAGCAGTCGCTGATAGCATCAATGCTGATGGCGGTAAGGCCAGTGCCTTTGCTTGTCATGTGGGAGAGATGGATCAGATTGAGGCGATTTTTGATTATATCAAAAGTGAGTTCGGTCAGATTGATATCTTAGTGAATAACGCCGCAGCAAACCCGTATTATGGGCATATTTTAGATACGGACTTAGCAGCTTTTGATAAGACGGTAGAGGTCAACATCCGCGGTTATTTCTTTATGTCGACGGCGGCGGGAAAAATGATGCGCGAGCAGGGCGGCGGGGTGATATTAAATACCGCTTCGGTAAATGGCTTGGTTGCAGGTGACAAGCAAGGTATCTATTCAATTACCAAAGCAGCGGTTATCAGTATGACTAAAGCCTTTGCCAAAGAATGTGGCCCATTAAATATTCGTGTCAATGCTTTATTGCCGGGTCTCACCGATACTAAGTTCGCCTCCGCCTTGACCACCAATGACAAAGTCCTAAAGATTGCGCTGCATGCGATACCGTTAGGGCGCGTTGCTCATCCTGATGAAATGGCTGGCACAGTGTTATATCTAGTGTCTGACGCGTCAAGCTATACCACAGGTGCAACAGTCGTTGTCGATGGTGGTATGCTGGCCTAG